The proteins below come from a single Gemmatimonadota bacterium genomic window:
- a CDS encoding glutamate mutase L → MSLPADIGVILATDCGSTTTKAILIERRSGSYRLVVRGEAPTTVEAPFEDVTRGVLNAVREVEEQSGREILDGERIVSPADGDRGVDIYVSTSSAGGGLQMMVAGVVKSMTAESAERAALGAGAIVMETLASNDGRLPHERIERIRQLRPDMILLSGGVDGGTKSHVVEMAELISAADPRPRLGAAYSLPVIYAGNSDAREDIARILAERTELSQVDNLRPVLEAENLGPARERIHTLFMEHVMAQAPGYRDLMAWTHVPIMPTPGAVGRMVRVVADRAEIDVMGVDIGGATTDVFSVFGGAFNRTVSANLGMSYSISNVLTEAGLDAISRWLPFEMSDADLKDRLGNKMIRPTSIPQTMEELVIEQAVAREALRLAFEQHRQFAVELKGVQQKRTISDTFEQQTGGQTLVDLMNLDLIIGSGGVLSHAPGRSQAALMMVDAFQPEGITSLAVDSIFMMPHLGVLSTVHETAALEVFDRDCLVHLGPCIAPVGNGSPGSPCVTVKVTADDTQSMHDAIVGELTAIRTGEADEVTLEVVPSRGFDVGAGKGVAVTRSVRNGPVGVIIDTRRRPLQHPPDAAERAETLQRGYRALDIYPESD, encoded by the coding sequence ATGTCCCTTCCAGCGGATATCGGGGTCATCCTGGCCACCGATTGCGGCAGCACGACCACCAAGGCCATCCTGATCGAGCGCCGTTCCGGTTCGTACCGCCTCGTCGTTCGGGGGGAGGCGCCTACGACCGTGGAAGCGCCTTTTGAGGATGTCACGCGGGGCGTGCTCAACGCGGTGCGCGAGGTGGAGGAACAGTCCGGCCGCGAGATCCTCGACGGAGAACGGATCGTGTCGCCCGCCGATGGTGACCGCGGCGTGGACATCTACGTCTCGACGAGCAGCGCCGGCGGGGGGCTTCAGATGATGGTGGCCGGCGTGGTCAAGAGTATGACCGCCGAGAGCGCCGAACGGGCGGCCCTGGGCGCGGGCGCCATCGTCATGGAAACCCTGGCGTCCAACGACGGGCGTCTGCCCCACGAACGCATCGAGCGCATACGGCAACTGCGGCCGGACATGATCCTGCTTTCGGGGGGCGTGGACGGCGGTACGAAGTCCCACGTGGTCGAAATGGCCGAACTGATCTCGGCCGCTGACCCGAGGCCCCGGCTGGGCGCCGCCTACAGTCTTCCGGTCATCTACGCGGGAAACTCCGACGCCCGCGAAGACATCGCCCGGATTCTGGCCGAGCGAACGGAACTCAGCCAGGTCGACAACCTCAGGCCCGTGCTCGAGGCGGAGAACCTGGGTCCGGCCCGGGAGCGGATCCATACCCTGTTCATGGAACACGTGATGGCCCAGGCGCCCGGGTACAGGGACCTGATGGCGTGGACGCACGTGCCCATCATGCCCACGCCGGGTGCCGTCGGGCGGATGGTGCGGGTGGTCGCGGATCGAGCCGAAATTGACGTCATGGGCGTGGATATCGGCGGCGCGACCACCGACGTGTTTTCCGTTTTCGGCGGTGCCTTCAACCGGACGGTGAGCGCCAATCTCGGCATGAGCTACAGCATCTCCAACGTATTGACGGAAGCGGGACTGGATGCCATATCGCGGTGGCTTCCCTTTGAGATGTCCGACGCCGACCTGAAGGACCGGCTCGGCAACAAGATGATCCGCCCCACCAGCATCCCGCAGACCATGGAGGAACTGGTCATCGAACAGGCCGTCGCCCGCGAGGCGCTGCGGCTGGCCTTCGAACAGCACAGGCAGTTCGCCGTGGAACTGAAAGGCGTGCAGCAGAAACGGACGATCTCGGACACGTTCGAACAGCAGACCGGCGGCCAGACACTGGTCGACCTGATGAATCTGGATCTGATTATCGGCAGCGGAGGCGTACTTTCCCACGCGCCGGGACGTTCACAGGCGGCGCTTATGATGGTGGACGCCTTCCAGCCCGAGGGGATCACGAGCCTGGCGGTCGACAGCATCTTCATGATGCCCCACCTGGGCGTCCTCTCCACCGTCCATGAAACCGCGGCGCTGGAGGTTTTCGACCGGGACTGCCTCGTCCACCTCGGCCCCTGCATCGCGCCCGTGGGCAACGGCTCGCCGGGCTCGCCCTGCGTGACGGTGAAGGTGACGGCGGATGACACCCAGAGTATGCACGATGCTATTGTGGGAGAGCTGACGGCCATCCGAACCGGGGAGGCGGACGAGGTCACTCTGGAGGTCGTGCCCTCCCGTGGTTTCGACGTCGGCGCCGGCAAAGGCGTGGCGGTCACCCGTTCGGTGCGTAATGGCCCGGTGGGCGTAATCATCGACACCCGCCGCAGGCCGCTTCAACATCCGCCGGACGCGGCCGAAAGGGCAGAGACATTGCAGAGGGGCTACCGCGCGCTCGACATCTATCCGGAGTCGGATTGA